ATGGCCTGGTCCAGGACCATGACCAGTACTTCTTCTAAACGCAGGGTGGAGTTTAACACCATGCTGACCCGGAGGAGTTTCTCCAGTTCCTCAATACGTTGTTGCAGTTCCTGGCTGACCAGGGAGTCTTCTATCATTGCTCAGCCTCCTCTAACCACTACTTAACTCAACTGACTTGAGGCGCTTCCTTAGCCGCCCATCCGTCCACGGTATAGATGGGTATCGGTTCTTCAAACCCCCGGACCGGTACCGCTCCCAGAGGGCGAATGTCAAAATCGGCGGCAGCGCCGGTAGCTTCCAGGCTTTTTAGGGTGCGTCCCGAGAGAATAATGCTGGTGCCGAACTCCTTATTCATCCCTTCCAACCGGGAAGCCAGGTTCACATCCTCCCCGATGACCGTGTAATCCATTCTTTCCGGACTGCCGATGTTGCCCACGATGACGCTTCCGGAGTTCAGTCCTACCCCGGATTTGAAGGTCTTCTCCCCCCTGGCAATCCAGATCTGGTTCAACTCTTCCAGCCGCTTTTGCATCTCCAGGCTGGCGGCCAAGGCTCGCCGGGCGTGATCCGGATAAGGGATGGGCGCTCCGAACACGGCCATGAGGCCGTCGCCCAGGTACTTATCCAGCATCCCGCCGTGGCGGAAGATAATGGCGGTCATTTCCGTCATGTACTCATTGGGCCGCTGCACCACTTCTTCCGGCGGCCGCCCTTCACTGTAGGCAGTGAAACCGCGGATGTCGGAAAACATGACGGTGACATCTTGGCGCACTCCCCCCAGCTGCACCTGGTCCGGGTTGGCCAGGAGCTGCTCCACCACCGCCGGGGACACATAGCGGCCGAACAGGGCCTTTGTTTTCCGCCGCTCCAATTCCGCCCGTACATAACCTTCAATGGTCAAGCCCAGGTAAGTCATGGAGACGGACAGGGCCGGGGCCGCCAGATTAATCCAGTAATGATTGCGATACCAGAAATGGGTGACAGCAGCAGTAAACAAGACCAGGATCCCCACGGTAATGGCAAAGCCCACCCATGGGTTTTTTCTGCCTGTCAGGAGAAAAGCCAATAAACCACCGAGCACAATCAGAGCCAAATTCACCGGCGCCGGTGCCCGTTGGAAGAATTCCCCGTGAAGCATGTTCTCTACCACGGTGGCGTGGAGTTCCACCCCGGGCGGGGCCAGTTTCCCGTCCAGAACCATATTCCCCTTGGTAAAGGGCGTCTGCACCTGGTCGTGGAACAAAGGAGAGGTCACGCCGACAAAAACCACTTTGTCCCGGAACTCCTCGGGCGGAATCCGGCCCAAGGCCACGTCGGCAAAACTATAGGTGGGAATGGTTTCCGCCGGCCCGTAGAAATCCAGCAGGAGTTTGCCCTCCCCGGTTAAAGGCACGATTCTCTCCCCTACCCGCAAGCTGCGGCCCAAAAGCTCCAAATCATCCGGGGCATGGCCCATGGCCAGTAAAGCCGTGGCAATGCTCAAACTGGGATAGGGCTGTTCCATCAAGTTGAGATCCACCGGGATAATACCGCGCACTTTGTTATCCAAATCCTCCGGCGTATTGACAAAACCCGTGGCCATAAGGGTCTCCCAGAAAGGATCGGCGGGCATCAGGAGCTCCGTATAGACTTCTCCATCTTCCTGGGAGAAGGAGAACATGGTAGCCAGCACCACACCCCCATGTTCCCCCATGGCCTGGACAAAAGCCCGGTCCCCCTCCGGGTCACCAGGCACATCCAGGATCAAGTCAAAACCCACCACCGGGGCCAGTGCCAGTTGCTCCAGCAGCCGGCCATAAACCTCCCTGGACCAGGGCCAGGGACCGATCTCCGCCACGGAGGCATCATCGATCCCCACCACCACTACCTCCCCGCTGGGGGCCACGGTGCCCCGGAGGTTGAACCAGGTGTCGTAGAGGGCAAGTTCCCATGGTT
This Clostridia bacterium DNA region includes the following protein-coding sequences:
- a CDS encoding adenylate/guanylate cyclase domain-containing protein, which gives rise to MRRSLTKVALLILAAVILFVATLSFTGVLEPWELALYDTWFNLRGTVAPSGEVVVVGIDDASVAEIGPWPWSREVYGRLLEQLALAPVVGFDLILDVPGDPEGDRAFVQAMGEHGGVVLATMFSFSQEDGEVYTELLMPADPFWETLMATGFVNTPEDLDNKVRGIIPVDLNLMEQPYPSLSIATALLAMGHAPDDLELLGRSLRVGERIVPLTGEGKLLLDFYGPAETIPTYSFADVALGRIPPEEFRDKVVFVGVTSPLFHDQVQTPFTKGNMVLDGKLAPPGVELHATVVENMLHGEFFQRAPAPVNLALIVLGGLLAFLLTGRKNPWVGFAITVGILVLFTAAVTHFWYRNHYWINLAAPALSVSMTYLGLTIEGYVRAELERRKTKALFGRYVSPAVVEQLLANPDQVQLGGVRQDVTVMFSDIRGFTAYSEGRPPEEVVQRPNEYMTEMTAIIFRHGGMLDKYLGDGLMAVFGAPIPYPDHARRALAASLEMQKRLEELNQIWIARGEKTFKSGVGLNSGSVIVGNIGSPERMDYTVIGEDVNLASRLEGMNKEFGTSIILSGRTLKSLEATGAAADFDIRPLGAVPVRGFEEPIPIYTVDGWAAKEAPQVS